GCGGCTGGCCGTATCACCGGCCAAATGCCCCCCCATACCATCGGCAACAATCCCAAGAATATAGCCTTGCTCTAAGTGCCTGATCCAGGCAGAATCCTCATTCACCGAACGTACACGTCCGACATGGCTGACATGAACTGTTTTGATCAAATGGTTTCACCCCAACTCCATATGCTTTGCACGCAACTGACCGCAGGCAGCGGCAATATCGTGACCCTGTTCACGCCGGATCGTCACATTGACGCCTTTTTCGGCAAGAATACGTTGAAAATTAAAAATATCGCTACGCGATGTGCGCACATACTTGCGCTCAGGCACATGGTTGACTGGAATCAAATTAACGTGACACAGCATGTCCTTTAACACATCCGCTAGCTCTTCAGCATGTTCTGCCTGATCGTTTACCCCACCAATCAGGGCATATTCAAACGAAATTCTCCGCCCCGTCTTAGCAAGATAGTAACGTAGAGAATCCATAACATCCTTAAAGGGATAACGCCGATTTACAGGCATTAGCTTCGACCGAAGTGCATCATTAGGCGCATGAATGGATATTGCCAGATTAATCTGGGTATCCTCGTCGGCAAATTTATAAATATTCGGTACAATACCGCTGGTCGACACTGTGATATGACGTTGACCAATGTTCAGACCTTTTTCATGAACCATTGTACGCAAAAACGTCATGGTCGCTTCATAGTTTTCAAAAGGCTCGCCCGAGCCCATAATCACGATGCTGCTCACTCGTTCATTCGTTTTATCCAAAATTTTCT
The Paenibacillus peoriae DNA segment above includes these coding regions:
- the rlmN gene encoding 23S rRNA (adenine(2503)-C(2))-methyltransferase RlmN, giving the protein MKPFIYDLTLEELQDWAKNNGEPAFRGGQIFDWLYVKRVNDFSEMTNLPKALREKLEEQFSFVTLSEITKLESKDGTVKFLFGLHDDHAIETVIMRHNYGNSICVTTQVGCRIGCTFCASTLGGLKRNLTAGEITAQVVQAQKILDKTNERVSSIVIMGSGEPFENYEATMTFLRTMVHEKGLNIGQRHITVSTSGIVPNIYKFADEDTQINLAISIHAPNDALRSKLMPVNRRYPFKDVMDSLRYYLAKTGRRISFEYALIGGVNDQAEHAEELADVLKDMLCHVNLIPVNHVPERKYVRTSRSDIFNFQRILAEKGVNVTIRREQGHDIAAACGQLRAKHMELG